The Microbacterium sp. Nx66 genome contains a region encoding:
- a CDS encoding TetR/AcrR family transcriptional regulator, producing the protein MSEMQTTRRGRPGYDQQGILAVAVAAFNEHGYDATSIGMLAERLGLSKSAIYHHFGSKDEMLDRALDSALGGLEAVVDAPLPDSRGAADAVARLEHVLRGAVHVLVDQLPAVTLLLRVRGNTDVERRALTRRRAFDRRITALVAEAQAEGSLRSDIDAAVVARLTFGMINSIVEWYRPGGREGADRLADDVVAIALDGLRHP; encoded by the coding sequence ATGTCCGAGATGCAGACCACGCGGCGCGGCCGCCCCGGGTATGACCAGCAGGGGATCCTCGCCGTCGCGGTGGCCGCCTTCAACGAGCACGGCTACGACGCGACCTCGATCGGGATGCTCGCGGAGCGCCTCGGGCTGTCGAAGTCGGCGATCTACCATCATTTCGGGTCGAAGGACGAGATGCTCGACCGCGCCCTCGACAGCGCCCTCGGCGGGCTGGAGGCCGTGGTCGACGCGCCCCTCCCGGACAGCAGGGGAGCCGCCGATGCGGTCGCCCGCCTGGAGCACGTGCTCCGCGGGGCCGTCCATGTGCTCGTGGACCAGCTCCCCGCCGTGACGCTGCTGCTGCGCGTGCGTGGGAACACCGACGTCGAGCGCCGCGCCCTCACCCGGCGGCGGGCGTTCGACCGCCGCATCACGGCCCTCGTCGCGGAGGCGCAGGCCGAGGGCTCCCTGCGCTCCGACATCGATGCGGCCGTCGTCGCCCGCCTGACGTTCGGCATGATCAACTCGATCGTCGAGTGGTACCGCCCCGGCGGTCGCGAGGGCGCCGATCGTCTCGCGGACGACGTCGTCGCGATCGCCCTCGACGGCCTCCGCCACCCCTGA
- a CDS encoding enoyl-CoA hydratase/isomerase family protein: MRGADEPLLVTRTADRVVATLNRPHKRNAIDQATIDALHALCAELEETPRTLILTGADGVFAAGADIAELRDRRADDARRGINAHAFVRVAELPMPVIAAIDGYALGGGAELAYAADIRLATPTLKIGNPETGLGILAAAGASWRLKEIVGDARAIELLLTGRTVHAEEALRIGLVSSLHEPADLLAAAHAVADRISRNDPAATIATKRVFRAPRDQHPAADLEEQAALFDSPEKHRRMTAFLERRDR; encoded by the coding sequence GTGAGGGGCGCGGACGAGCCGCTGCTCGTCACCCGAACCGCGGACCGCGTCGTCGCGACCCTTAACCGTCCGCACAAGCGCAACGCGATCGACCAGGCCACGATCGACGCCCTGCACGCGCTGTGCGCCGAGCTGGAGGAGACGCCGCGCACGCTCATCCTCACCGGCGCCGACGGGGTGTTCGCGGCGGGCGCCGACATCGCGGAGCTCCGGGACCGTCGCGCCGACGACGCCCGTCGCGGCATCAACGCCCACGCGTTCGTCCGCGTCGCGGAGCTGCCGATGCCGGTGATCGCCGCGATCGACGGCTACGCGCTCGGCGGTGGCGCGGAACTCGCGTATGCCGCCGACATCCGCCTCGCGACGCCGACCCTGAAGATCGGCAACCCGGAGACCGGCCTGGGCATCCTCGCCGCCGCCGGAGCGAGCTGGCGGCTCAAGGAGATCGTGGGCGACGCCCGTGCCATCGAACTGCTGCTCACCGGCCGCACCGTGCACGCCGAGGAGGCCCTCCGCATCGGGCTCGTCTCCTCGCTGCACGAACCCGCCGATCTCCTCGCCGCCGCCCACGCGGTCGCCGACCGCATCTCCCGCAACGACCCCGCGGCGACCATCGCGACCAAGCGGGTCTTCCGGGCGCCGCGCGACCAGCACCCCGCAGCCGACCTCGAGGAGCAGGCCGCGCTGTTCGACAGCCCGGAGAAGCACCGTCGCATGACCGCCTTCCTGGAACGGAGAGACCGATGA
- a CDS encoding 3-hydroxyacyl-CoA dehydrogenase family protein produces the protein MSTPSSPEAAVPARVGVLGGGRMGAGIAHAFLLAGSPVTVVERDDDAAAAAAARVHASIDASLSRGTAVETAEAYRARFATGTDTALLADCTLVVEAVPEELSLKIEALTRVEQHLADDAALASNTSSISIDELAAVLDRPTRFLGMHFFNPVPASTLVEVVRGAATAPDLVADAASWVRALGKTPIVVADAPGFASSRLGVALGLEAIRMLEDGVADAADIDAAMTLGYKHPVGPLRLTDIVGLDVRLGIAEYLAALLGPRFEPPALLRRLVAEGHLGRKSGRGFYEWDD, from the coding sequence ATGAGCACGCCCTCCTCCCCCGAGGCCGCAGTCCCGGCCCGCGTCGGCGTGCTGGGTGGCGGACGCATGGGCGCCGGTATCGCCCACGCCTTCCTCCTCGCCGGATCCCCCGTGACCGTCGTCGAGCGGGACGACGACGCCGCCGCGGCCGCCGCCGCCCGCGTGCACGCGTCGATCGACGCCTCGCTCTCCCGCGGCACGGCCGTCGAGACCGCCGAGGCGTATCGCGCCCGCTTCGCGACCGGAACCGACACCGCACTGCTCGCGGACTGCACCCTCGTCGTCGAAGCCGTCCCGGAGGAGCTGTCGCTCAAGATCGAGGCGCTCACCCGTGTCGAGCAGCACCTCGCGGACGATGCGGCGCTCGCGTCCAACACCTCGTCCATCTCGATCGACGAGCTCGCAGCCGTGCTCGACCGCCCCACCCGGTTCCTCGGGATGCACTTCTTCAACCCCGTGCCCGCCTCCACGCTCGTGGAGGTCGTGCGCGGCGCCGCGACCGCGCCGGACCTCGTCGCGGACGCGGCTTCCTGGGTCCGCGCGCTGGGCAAGACGCCCATCGTCGTCGCCGACGCCCCCGGTTTCGCGTCCTCCCGCCTCGGCGTCGCCCTCGGCCTCGAGGCGATCCGGATGCTCGAGGACGGCGTCGCCGACGCCGCCGACATCGACGCCGCCATGACCCTCGGCTACAAGCACCCGGTCGGGCCGCTCCGGCTCACCGACATCGTCGGGCTGGACGTCCGGCTCGGCATCGCCGAGTACCTCGCGGCGCTCCTCGGCCCGCGCTTCGAACCCCCGGCCCTGCTGCGCCGCCTCGTCGCCGAGGGACACCTCGGCCGCAAGAGCGGACGCGGCTTCTACGAATGGGACGACTGA
- a CDS encoding thiolase family protein gives MPEAYLVGGVRTPVGRYGGTLSAVRPDDLAALVVGEAVRRAGLDPARTELDEVILGAANQAGEDNRNVARMAVLLAGLPDTVPGITVNRLCASGMSAVTMAAQAIRAGDADLLVAGGVESMTRAPWVQAKPEKAWAKPGAAFDTSIGWRFPNPRLAARDKATFTMPETAEEVARVDGITRAEADAFAVRSQQRAAAAIAAGRFAPEIVGVPVRDGEVLVDEGPRPDTTLEVLARLRPVVAGGEVVTAGNSSALNDGASAVLVASAEAVERHGLTPRARIVVGTSAALAPEIMGLGPVPATEKALRRSGLSLDDIGAVELNEAFASQSLACIRRLGLDEDRVNADGGAIALGHPLGSSGSRLLVTLMGRMEREDSRYGLATMCVGVGQGAAVILEKV, from the coding sequence ATGCCAGAGGCCTACCTCGTCGGAGGGGTCCGCACCCCGGTCGGCCGTTACGGCGGCACCCTCTCCGCCGTCCGTCCCGACGACCTCGCGGCGCTCGTGGTCGGCGAGGCCGTGCGCCGCGCCGGGCTCGACCCGGCGCGTACCGAGCTGGACGAGGTCATCCTCGGCGCCGCCAACCAGGCCGGAGAGGACAACCGGAACGTGGCCCGGATGGCCGTGCTCCTCGCCGGTCTCCCCGACACCGTGCCGGGCATCACGGTCAACCGCCTGTGCGCCTCCGGGATGTCCGCCGTGACCATGGCCGCGCAGGCGATCCGCGCGGGCGACGCCGATCTCCTCGTCGCCGGAGGCGTCGAGTCCATGACCCGCGCCCCCTGGGTGCAGGCCAAGCCGGAGAAGGCGTGGGCGAAGCCCGGAGCCGCCTTCGACACCTCCATCGGCTGGCGCTTCCCGAACCCGCGGCTCGCCGCGCGGGACAAGGCCACCTTCACCATGCCGGAGACGGCGGAGGAGGTGGCCCGCGTCGACGGCATCACGCGCGCCGAGGCCGACGCCTTCGCCGTCCGCTCCCAGCAGCGCGCCGCCGCCGCGATCGCCGCGGGCCGCTTCGCCCCGGAGATCGTGGGCGTGCCGGTCCGCGACGGCGAGGTGCTCGTCGACGAGGGCCCGCGTCCCGACACGACCCTCGAGGTGCTCGCGCGCCTCCGCCCCGTCGTGGCCGGCGGAGAGGTCGTCACGGCCGGCAATTCCAGCGCCCTCAACGACGGCGCCTCGGCCGTGCTCGTGGCGAGCGCCGAAGCCGTCGAGCGCCACGGACTGACGCCCCGCGCGCGGATCGTCGTCGGCACCTCCGCCGCCCTGGCTCCGGAGATCATGGGACTCGGACCGGTCCCCGCGACGGAGAAGGCGCTGCGCCGTTCGGGGCTCTCCCTCGACGACATCGGCGCCGTGGAGCTCAACGAGGCGTTCGCGTCCCAGTCGCTCGCCTGCATCCGGCGGCTCGGCCTCGACGAGGACCGCGTGAACGCCGACGGCGGAGCCATCGCCCTCGGCCACCCTCTCGGCTCGTCCGGCTCACGCCTGCTCGTGACGCTGATGGGACGCATGGAACGCGAGGACTCCCGTTACGGCCTCGCCACGATGTGCGTCGGCGTCGGCCAGGGCGCGGCCGTGATCCTGGAGAAGGTGTGA
- the paaK gene encoding phenylacetate--CoA ligase PaaK, whose amino-acid sequence MTAPASALRPPTADELDPEERVSRAEIEQLQLERLRWTVQHAYRNVPLYTRKFDEAGVHPDDIRTLDDVHRLPFTTKDDLRETYPFGMFAVPMADVARIHASSGTTGRPTVVGYTRGDLDRWGSLVARSLRASGIRRGMKVHNAYGYGLFTGGLGAHAGIEALGATVIPMSGGQTARQVQLIRDFEPDAILCTPSYLLTIADAMAAQGIDPRSTSLKVAVLGAEPWTNEMRHELEQRLGIDALDIFGLSEVMGPGVGNECLETKDGPHLWEDHFLPEVIDGDTLQALPDGERGELVFTSLTKEAFPVIRYRTRDITRLLPGTARPGMRRMEKVTGRNDDMIILRGVNLFPTQIEELVLGIEQLTPHFILELTKEGRMDALTVRIERHPDLSVETCEAAAQVLVQRIKVFIGSSVAVRLEEPGALPRSEGKYKRVYDLR is encoded by the coding sequence ATGACCGCCCCCGCCTCCGCCCTCCGCCCGCCCACGGCCGATGAGCTCGACCCCGAGGAGCGGGTGAGCCGCGCCGAGATCGAGCAGCTCCAGCTCGAGCGCCTGCGGTGGACCGTGCAGCACGCCTACCGCAACGTTCCGCTCTACACGCGGAAGTTCGATGAGGCGGGCGTGCACCCCGACGACATCCGCACGCTCGACGACGTGCACCGGCTGCCCTTCACCACCAAGGACGACCTGCGCGAGACGTACCCGTTCGGGATGTTCGCGGTGCCGATGGCCGACGTCGCCCGCATCCACGCGTCCAGCGGCACCACGGGGCGCCCGACCGTCGTCGGCTACACGCGTGGCGACCTCGACCGCTGGGGGTCGCTCGTGGCCCGCTCGCTCCGGGCCAGCGGGATCCGGCGCGGGATGAAGGTGCACAACGCCTACGGCTACGGCCTCTTCACGGGTGGGCTCGGGGCGCATGCCGGGATCGAGGCGCTGGGAGCGACCGTGATCCCCATGTCGGGCGGGCAGACCGCGCGCCAGGTGCAGCTCATCCGCGACTTCGAGCCGGACGCGATCCTGTGCACGCCGAGCTACCTGCTCACGATCGCCGACGCGATGGCCGCGCAGGGCATCGACCCGCGGTCCACCTCGCTCAAGGTCGCGGTGCTCGGCGCGGAGCCCTGGACCAACGAGATGCGGCACGAGCTGGAGCAGCGGCTCGGTATCGACGCCCTCGACATCTTCGGGCTCAGCGAGGTCATGGGGCCCGGCGTCGGAAACGAATGCCTCGAGACCAAGGACGGCCCGCACCTGTGGGAGGACCACTTCCTGCCGGAGGTGATCGACGGCGACACCCTGCAGGCGCTTCCGGACGGCGAGCGGGGGGAGCTCGTCTTCACCTCGCTCACCAAGGAGGCCTTCCCCGTCATCCGGTACCGCACACGGGACATCACCCGTCTGCTCCCTGGCACGGCGCGGCCGGGGATGCGGCGCATGGAGAAGGTCACCGGACGCAACGACGACATGATCATCCTGCGCGGCGTCAACCTCTTCCCGACGCAGATCGAGGAGCTGGTCCTCGGCATCGAGCAGCTCACGCCGCACTTCATCCTGGAGCTGACGAAGGAGGGCCGGATGGACGCCCTCACCGTGCGCATCGAGCGTCACCCCGACTTGTCCGTGGAGACGTGCGAGGCGGCGGCGCAGGTGCTCGTGCAGCGCATCAAGGTGTTCATCGGCTCGTCGGTCGCCGTGCGGCTGGAGGAGCCGGGGGCACTGCCGCGTAGCGAGGGCAAGTACAAGCGCGTGTATGACCTGCGTTGA
- the paaI gene encoding hydroxyphenylacetyl-CoA thioesterase PaaI, giving the protein MTEATDTAEAVRPNRAMMERDRASAMLGLVIERDDPGHAVVSMRVRDDMTNGFRITHGGLVFALADTAFAIACNEDDRVTVAAGADISFLKPTVAGQTLTATAVRRTRTGRSGLYDVTVVDEHGDAVAEFRGRSRTTSRTF; this is encoded by the coding sequence ATGACGGAGGCGACGGATACGGCGGAGGCCGTGCGGCCGAACCGGGCCATGATGGAACGTGACCGAGCCTCCGCGATGCTCGGGCTCGTGATCGAACGCGACGACCCGGGGCACGCGGTCGTGTCGATGCGCGTCCGTGACGACATGACCAACGGCTTCCGGATCACCCACGGCGGGCTCGTGTTCGCGCTCGCCGACACCGCCTTCGCGATCGCGTGCAACGAGGACGATCGGGTGACGGTGGCCGCCGGTGCCGACATCTCGTTCCTCAAGCCCACCGTCGCGGGGCAGACCCTCACCGCGACCGCCGTCCGCCGCACCCGCACCGGTCGCTCCGGCCTCTACGACGTGACGGTCGTGGACGAGCACGGCGACGCGGTCGCCGAGTTCCGCGGCCGCTCCCGCACGACTTCCCGCACCTTCTGA
- the paaZ gene encoding phenylacetic acid degradation bifunctional protein PaaZ translates to MTEILPSYVQGSWWTPASDADATEVRDASTGETVARVSTTGLDLGAALDFARTTGQASLGELTFHQRAVLLKQLALALTARKEELYALSSRTGATAQDSWVDIDGGIGVLFAYSSKGRRELPNAKVYVDGAVENLSRDGSFLGRHIYTRLPGVAVQINAFNFPVWGSLEKFAPAFLAGVPTVVKPATPTGYLTEAMVRVMVESGLLPEGSLQLVSGSVPDLFDHLRLGDLVAFTGSASTAERLRAHDAVQTGGVRFTSETDSINASVLGTDAASGTPEFDAYVKQLVAEMTSKAGQKCTAIRRAIVPEDAVDDVIAAVRDRLAARIVVGDPRAEGVTMGPLASTAQRDEVLRQVARLREGGGELVIGSPEAPTVRRADGSEGPAEDGAFVAPMLLRFTDATSPAVNEIEAFGPVSSILGYRTLDEAAALVARGGGSLVTSVATHDPEVATTLAAGIAAYNGRVLFLDRDDARSSTGHGSPLPNLVHGGPGRAGGGEELGGIRAVLHHMQRTAVQGSPDMMTALTGVWHQGASARPFDTGDGVHPFRKSLAELRIGDQVVSPSRTVTLDDIETFAAFTGDTFYAHMDEASASANPFFPGRVAHGYLLVSWAAGLFVDPAPGPVLANSGLEHLRFVTPVSPGDEIRVELTAKQITPRETDEYGEVRWDAVLKNQDDELVATYDVLTLVAKELTPAA, encoded by the coding sequence ATGACCGAGATCCTCCCCAGCTACGTGCAGGGCTCCTGGTGGACGCCCGCCTCCGATGCGGACGCCACCGAGGTGCGCGACGCCTCGACCGGAGAGACGGTCGCCCGCGTCTCCACGACCGGCCTCGACCTCGGCGCGGCGCTCGACTTCGCCCGCACCACCGGTCAGGCGTCCCTCGGGGAGCTCACGTTCCACCAGCGCGCCGTGCTGCTCAAGCAGCTCGCGCTCGCGTTGACCGCCCGCAAAGAGGAGCTGTACGCGCTCTCCAGCCGCACCGGCGCCACCGCGCAGGACTCCTGGGTCGACATCGACGGCGGCATCGGCGTGCTCTTCGCGTACTCCAGCAAGGGCCGCCGGGAGCTGCCGAACGCGAAGGTCTACGTCGACGGCGCCGTGGAGAACCTGTCGCGCGACGGCTCCTTCCTCGGTCGGCACATCTACACCCGGCTGCCCGGGGTGGCGGTGCAGATCAACGCCTTCAACTTCCCCGTCTGGGGCTCGCTGGAGAAGTTCGCGCCGGCCTTCCTCGCCGGTGTCCCCACGGTCGTGAAGCCCGCCACCCCCACCGGCTACCTCACCGAGGCCATGGTGCGGGTGATGGTCGAGTCCGGTCTGCTGCCCGAGGGGTCGCTGCAGCTCGTGTCCGGCAGCGTGCCCGACCTCTTCGACCACCTCCGCCTGGGCGACCTCGTCGCGTTCACCGGTTCCGCGTCGACGGCGGAGCGGCTGCGGGCGCACGACGCGGTGCAGACCGGCGGGGTCCGCTTCACCAGCGAGACCGACTCGATCAACGCCTCGGTCCTCGGCACGGACGCCGCCTCCGGCACCCCGGAGTTCGACGCCTACGTGAAGCAGCTCGTCGCGGAGATGACGTCGAAGGCCGGGCAGAAGTGCACCGCGATCCGGCGGGCGATCGTGCCGGAGGACGCGGTGGACGACGTGATCGCCGCCGTGCGCGACCGGCTCGCGGCGCGGATCGTCGTGGGCGACCCGCGCGCCGAGGGCGTGACGATGGGACCGCTCGCCTCGACGGCCCAGCGTGACGAGGTGCTCCGGCAGGTGGCGCGACTCCGCGAGGGCGGCGGCGAGCTCGTGATCGGCTCCCCCGAGGCCCCGACGGTCCGCCGTGCGGACGGCAGCGAGGGCCCGGCGGAGGACGGCGCGTTCGTGGCGCCGATGCTCCTGCGCTTCACCGATGCGACGAGCCCCGCCGTGAACGAGATCGAGGCGTTCGGCCCCGTCTCCAGCATCCTCGGCTACCGCACGCTGGACGAGGCGGCGGCGCTCGTGGCCCGGGGCGGCGGCTCGCTCGTGACGAGCGTCGCAACGCACGACCCGGAGGTCGCGACGACGCTGGCCGCGGGGATCGCGGCGTACAACGGCCGCGTGCTCTTCCTCGACCGCGACGACGCCCGCAGCTCGACCGGACACGGCTCCCCGCTCCCGAACCTCGTGCACGGCGGTCCCGGTCGCGCCGGCGGCGGAGAGGAGCTCGGCGGCATCCGGGCGGTTTTGCACCACATGCAGCGCACGGCGGTGCAGGGCTCCCCCGACATGATGACCGCGCTCACCGGTGTCTGGCACCAGGGGGCCTCGGCCCGTCCGTTCGACACCGGCGACGGGGTGCACCCCTTCCGCAAGTCGTTGGCGGAGCTGCGCATCGGTGATCAGGTCGTCAGCCCCTCACGCACCGTCACCCTCGACGACATCGAGACGTTCGCGGCGTTCACGGGCGACACGTTCTACGCGCACATGGACGAGGCGTCGGCGTCGGCGAACCCGTTCTTCCCCGGACGCGTGGCCCACGGCTACCTGCTCGTGTCGTGGGCGGCCGGGCTCTTCGTCGACCCGGCTCCCGGGCCCGTGCTCGCGAACTCCGGACTGGAGCATCTGCGCTTCGTGACCCCGGTCTCCCCCGGCGACGAGATCCGCGTCGAGCTCACCGCCAAGCAGATCACGCCGCGGGAGACCGACGAGTACGGCGAGGTGCGCTGGGACGCGGTCCTGAAGAACCAGGACGACGAGCTCGTCGCGACCTACGACGTCCTGACACTCGTTGCGAAGGAGCTCACCCCCGCCGCATAG